From Hymenobacter sedentarius, a single genomic window includes:
- a CDS encoding SusD/RagB family nutrient-binding outer membrane lipoprotein: protein MNLKHFLMGLGLLLSGSALTSCEKFLDVNDNPNNPVVSTPNFVLPGIISNGLQTQMFTSLRVPYITQYVVSRTANSGGNDQYFFTNAQSTNTFNYSYYQSGGNIPGMIKTAQEEGSPYYVGAGKIMQALILAHATDMLGNIPYSEAYQGGANFTPKYDKQEDIYKVINRLCDEGAVEMAKPASAEFRPFYSTNPSESGDILYKGDPLKWQRLAYALKARQAQHLTKKASYDPKAVLALCANAFKSSADDAQIQFQVAAAPLAGTTNIFGTTRSNFGGATFSTNFIKYINGTTFPGVVDPRFGVIAPTTSTGAAPGAGTSSTANLTPGSTLTDFYGSWYARDLGYYEAITYHEVKFIEAEAAFRAGDRTLALSSLKEGIRAHMKKMSGGGTFAAPAVTFPVITDAQIAAYLASAAVPQSENTLTLRSIMEQKYIAMFLNPDSWSDLRRLDFDPLIYVNFQYPTYSGSGTGPLAGKYPRRLLPGATEVTVNPNAVAGLYSEVGATSDQDYVTKPLWFDMP from the coding sequence ATGAACCTGAAACATTTTTTGATGGGCCTGGGCTTGCTGCTGAGTGGCAGCGCCCTTACGTCGTGCGAGAAATTCCTCGACGTAAACGACAACCCCAACAACCCGGTGGTTTCCACCCCCAACTTCGTGTTGCCGGGCATTATTTCCAACGGCCTTCAAACCCAGATGTTCACGTCGCTGCGCGTGCCTTACATCACGCAGTACGTGGTAAGCCGCACCGCCAACAGCGGCGGTAACGACCAGTACTTCTTTACCAACGCCCAGAGCACCAATACCTTCAACTACTCCTACTATCAGTCGGGCGGCAACATCCCCGGCATGATAAAGACGGCTCAGGAAGAAGGCTCGCCGTATTACGTGGGGGCCGGCAAAATCATGCAGGCTCTGATTCTGGCGCACGCCACCGACATGCTGGGCAACATTCCGTACTCGGAAGCCTACCAGGGCGGGGCCAACTTCACGCCCAAATACGACAAGCAGGAAGATATCTATAAGGTAATCAACCGGCTCTGCGACGAGGGTGCGGTAGAAATGGCCAAGCCCGCCAGCGCGGAGTTCCGCCCGTTCTACAGCACCAACCCCAGCGAAAGCGGCGACATTCTCTACAAGGGCGACCCCCTCAAGTGGCAGCGCCTGGCTTATGCCCTCAAGGCCCGCCAGGCCCAGCACCTCACCAAGAAAGCCAGCTACGACCCCAAGGCGGTGCTGGCTTTGTGCGCCAATGCCTTTAAGTCGTCGGCCGACGATGCCCAGATTCAGTTCCAGGTGGCCGCGGCCCCGCTCGCGGGCACGACCAACATCTTCGGCACCACACGGTCGAATTTCGGCGGCGCTACGTTCTCGACCAACTTCATCAAGTACATCAACGGCACCACCTTTCCGGGGGTAGTCGACCCCCGTTTTGGGGTGATAGCGCCGACCACCAGCACCGGCGCCGCGCCCGGTGCCGGCACTAGCTCCACCGCCAACCTGACGCCTGGCTCCACGCTCACCGACTTCTACGGCAGCTGGTACGCCCGCGACCTGGGATACTACGAGGCCATTACTTACCACGAGGTGAAGTTTATTGAAGCCGAAGCCGCTTTCCGGGCTGGGGATAGAACCTTGGCGCTGAGCTCGCTGAAAGAAGGCATCCGGGCGCACATGAAGAAAATGAGCGGGGGCGGCACCTTCGCCGCTCCGGCCGTGACGTTTCCCGTCATCACCGACGCGCAGATTGCCGCCTACCTGGCCAGCGCTGCCGTGCCCCAGTCCGAGAATACTCTGACCCTCCGGTCCATCATGGAGCAGAAGTACATTGCCATGTTCCTCAACCCGGACTCGTGGTCTGATTTGCGCCGTCTCGACTTCGACCCCCTGATTTATGTGAACTTCCAGTACCCGACCTACAGCGGCAGCGGCACCGGCCCACTGGCCGGCAAATACCCCCGCCGCCTGCTGCCCGGCGCCACCGAAGTGACCGTGAACCCGAACGCCGTGGCCGGCCTCTACTCCGAAGTGGGTGCCACTTCCGACCAGGACTACGTGACCAAGCCGCTGTGGTTTGACATGCCCTGA
- the treF gene encoding alpha,alpha-trehalase TreF yields the protein MRTKLFGWLLGFLSILPLAGRAQTETATPKTVPKPVAEAAAPATVPKPASPRQLFPGLFEAVQLGRIFRDGKTFVDAAPRQRPATILAAWQREKSKPGFQLKAFVETHFVLPTDSVATFRSNVQAGLRHQLDTLWTVLARPAAPPADPNDSLAAFRSLLPLPKPYIVPGGRFREMYYWDTYFTMLGLAEAGKGQLLHDLTDNFAFLISRYGFVPNGTRSYYLTRSQPPFFASMVNLIAKDQGNGMLLRYRAALEREYKYWMLGAEQLAPGTAAHRVVRLPSGAVLNRYWDESTQPREESYAEDVKAAKLSKQAPAKFYRNVRAAAASGWDFSSRWFQPGGGLATIQTTDLVPVDLNCLLYQMEQTLAEACRVAGQPVQARDYTAKATRRRAALLALCWDSKLGWFQDYNWAKRQRSAVRTLAGVYPLAFGLATPAQATRVAKELKGNFLRPGGLVTTLSKTGQQWDAPNGWAPLEYLAIEGLRRYQQLPLADTVARRWVGLNRRVFTQTGKLLEKYDVVNPNRPAGGGEYPLQDGFGWTNGVLLRLLEWYKLE from the coding sequence ATGCGCACAAAATTATTCGGCTGGTTGCTCGGGTTTCTAAGTATTCTGCCGCTGGCTGGCCGCGCGCAAACCGAAACGGCGACGCCCAAGACGGTGCCAAAACCCGTGGCAGAAGCGGCGGCTCCGGCCACGGTACCCAAGCCAGCATCGCCTCGGCAGTTGTTTCCGGGCCTGTTTGAGGCCGTGCAGTTGGGCCGGATTTTCCGCGACGGCAAAACCTTCGTTGATGCGGCGCCTCGGCAGCGCCCGGCCACCATACTGGCCGCGTGGCAACGCGAGAAAAGCAAGCCCGGCTTTCAGCTCAAGGCGTTTGTGGAAACGCACTTCGTGCTGCCAACCGATAGCGTAGCCACTTTCCGCAGCAATGTCCAGGCTGGCCTGCGGCACCAGCTCGATACGCTCTGGACGGTGCTGGCCCGGCCCGCCGCCCCTCCCGCCGACCCCAACGATTCGCTGGCTGCTTTCCGCTCCCTGCTGCCGCTCCCGAAACCCTACATCGTGCCCGGGGGCCGCTTCCGCGAGATGTATTACTGGGATACCTACTTCACAATGCTGGGCTTGGCCGAAGCCGGAAAAGGGCAGCTTCTACACGACCTTACCGACAATTTTGCGTTCCTGATAAGCCGCTACGGCTTCGTGCCTAACGGCACCCGCAGCTACTACCTCACCCGTTCGCAGCCGCCGTTTTTTGCCAGCATGGTCAACCTGATTGCCAAGGACCAGGGCAACGGGATGCTACTACGCTACCGCGCGGCCCTGGAGCGCGAGTATAAGTACTGGATGCTCGGGGCCGAACAGCTGGCGCCCGGCACCGCCGCCCACCGCGTGGTGCGCCTGCCCAGCGGCGCCGTGCTCAACCGGTATTGGGACGAAAGCACGCAGCCCCGCGAAGAATCTTATGCCGAAGACGTGAAAGCCGCCAAGCTCAGCAAGCAGGCGCCGGCCAAGTTCTACCGCAACGTGCGCGCCGCGGCCGCATCCGGCTGGGATTTCAGCAGCCGCTGGTTCCAGCCTGGCGGTGGGCTGGCCACCATCCAAACCACCGACCTCGTGCCCGTGGACCTCAACTGCCTGCTCTACCAAATGGAGCAAACCCTAGCCGAAGCTTGCCGCGTGGCGGGCCAGCCCGTGCAAGCCCGCGACTATACCGCCAAAGCCACCCGACGTCGGGCCGCGCTCCTGGCCTTGTGCTGGGACAGCAAATTGGGCTGGTTTCAGGACTACAATTGGGCTAAGCGCCAGCGCTCGGCGGTGCGCACGCTGGCGGGGGTGTACCCGCTGGCCTTTGGGCTGGCTACGCCGGCTCAGGCTACCCGGGTGGCCAAGGAGCTGAAAGGTAATTTTCTCCGTCCCGGTGGGCTGGTCACCACCCTGAGCAAAACCGGCCAGCAGTGGGATGCGCCCAATGGCTGGGCCCCATTGGAGTACTTGGCCATCGAAGGGCTGCGGCGGTATCAGCAGCTGCCCCTGGCCGACACCGTAGCCCGCCGCTGGGTTGGGCTCAACCGCCGCGTGTTCACCCAGACCGGGAAGCTGTTAGAGAAATACGACGTGGTGAACCCAAACCGGCCCGCCGGGGGCGGCGAGTACCCCTTGCAGGACGGCTTCGGCTGGACCAACGGCGTGCTGTTGCGGCTGCTGGAGTGGTACAAGCTGGAGTAA